One Helianthus annuus cultivar XRQ/B chromosome 7, HanXRQr2.0-SUNRISE, whole genome shotgun sequence genomic region harbors:
- the LOC110868865 gene encoding uncharacterized protein LOC110868865, with the protein MASGGNTHTTERITRDELNKMISDEVTKAIDANVSRLAQEVEGQVLSTVENMVTSKVEELKEMITWIQGKKEARRCTYKDFMACKPTTFNGEIDPIECQRWIANMEGVFIRSHCDKEDQVMFATGQLMRRAKDWWDSYSKEIGENRVQTLTWQEFKQPFIKYHCPQSAVDRIQEDFLRLRQRDESVNEITNTFLDQLKFCEEIVGTERKKIIRYHGMLKAEIREFITPSKCETLDEIIDLARDREIEIKRQDERGEKRQVEKGSTQGSSKKLKTQDQGKKEASKGGFPRCKTCGKPHSGECLLGRKGCYNCGQEGHPYYNCPNPKRVCYNCNESGHVKADCPKLKQGSKKEGKKEETAKAKGRMFQISTEEARAHPNVVSGIKEESSSQSGSQAKDGKGKSTC; encoded by the exons ATGGCAAGTGGAGGAAATACGCATACTACCGAACGTATAACTCGAGATGAGTTAAACAAGATGATTTCCGATGAAGTAACGAAGGCAATAGATGCAAATGTTTCAAGGCTAGCACAAGAAGTGGAGGGTCAAGTATTAAGTACAGTGGAGAATATGGTCACTAGCAAAGTAGAGGAATTGAAAGAGATGATAACTTGGATTCAAGGCAAGAAGGAAGCAAGACGGTGCACCTACAAGGATTTCATGGCATGTAAGCCTACGACTTTTAATGGGGAAATTGATCCCATCGAATGCCAAAGATGGATAGCCAACATGGAAGGGGTGTTCATTCGAAGCCATTGCGACAAGGAAGACCAAGTCATGTTTGCCACAGGGCAACTCATGCGAAGGGCTAAGGATTGGTGGGACTCGTATAGTAAGGAGATTGGAGAAAATCGAGTTCAAACCTTGACTTGGCAAGAATTCAAACAGCCTTTTATCAAGTACCATTGTCCACAATCAGCTGTGGATCGGATTCAAGAAGATTTTCTCCGATTGCGACAAAGGGATGAATCAGTTAATGAAATCACGAACACTTTCCTCGATCAGCTGAAGTTTTGTGAAGAGATAGTTGGGACAGAAAGGAAGAAGATTATTCGTTATCATGGCATGCTCAAAGCTGAAATTCGGGAGTTCATAACTCCTTCAAAATGTGAAACCTTGGACGAGATCATTGATTTAGCAAGGGATAGAGAAATCGAGATAAAGAGGCAAGATGAACGTGGGGAGAAAAGGCAAGTTGAGAAGGGGTCAACTCAAGGCTCATCCAAGAAACTCAAAACGCAAGATCAAGGAAAGAAGGAAGCTTCCAAAGGCGGGTTCCCACGATGCAAAACATGTGGAAAACCCCATTCTGGTGAATGCTTATTGGGAAGGAAGGGGTGTTACAATTGCGGGCAAGAAGGGCATCCGTACTATAACTGTCCGAATCCCAAGAGGGTGTGCTACAATTGTAATGAATCGGGCCATGTGAAAGCTGATTGCCCAAAGCTCAAACAAGGGTCGAAGAAGGAAGGAAAGAAAGAAGAAACCGCGAAAGCGAAGGGAAGAATGTTTCAAATCTCCACGGAAGAAGCAAGAGCTCACCcgaatgtggtctcag GAATAAAAGAAGAAAGTTCAAGTCAATCCGGGTCGCAAGCGAAGGACGGCAAAG GTAAATCTACTTGTTAA